In Arcanobacterium wilhelmae, the following are encoded in one genomic region:
- the dnaN gene encoding DNA polymerase III subunit beta has translation MKISVDHGIFAEAVTWASRTIPNRPAVPVLAGMKLVAKEDGTVSLGSRDSDITSHVDIEADVQEAGEVLVRGRLLADIVRALPATKPIELTLDGTTLEIECGSSRFSMKTMATEDYTELPELPPVIGKVDGSLWQEAVSQVTIAASNDDTLPMLVSVCIEIEGNSMSLMATDRYRLAVRDLKWDATDANLSTRILVRASRLLDVAKALDSAGPIEVSLREEAGVSLIGFSAGGRQNTIQLIDGEYPQVRSLFPSEVSGHALINRVELLDAIKRSKLVVEKNSAVRLTLTDGQLTLEAGAGDKAQFADAIEATLVGEEIKMAFNPTLLQDGVNVMTEEQVRLSFTQPTKPAVLTGESEKDGPNEDFRLLLMPIRTFGTN, from the coding sequence GTGAAGATCTCAGTGGATCACGGCATCTTTGCCGAGGCAGTCACTTGGGCTAGCCGTACCATTCCGAACCGTCCGGCAGTGCCGGTCCTCGCTGGAATGAAGCTGGTCGCTAAAGAAGACGGCACAGTCTCGCTGGGCTCACGTGATTCAGACATCACCTCACACGTCGATATTGAGGCAGACGTTCAAGAAGCCGGCGAAGTCCTCGTTCGTGGCCGCCTCTTAGCAGATATCGTTCGCGCTCTGCCCGCTACTAAGCCGATTGAGCTCACGCTGGACGGCACCACGCTGGAAATCGAGTGCGGATCCTCGCGCTTCTCGATGAAGACCATGGCTACTGAGGATTACACCGAGCTTCCTGAGCTGCCTCCGGTGATCGGCAAGGTTGACGGCTCGCTGTGGCAGGAAGCCGTGAGCCAGGTGACCATCGCCGCCTCGAACGACGACACCCTCCCCATGCTCGTGTCCGTGTGTATTGAGATCGAGGGTAACTCGATGTCGCTCATGGCAACGGATCGTTACCGTTTGGCCGTCCGCGATCTTAAGTGGGATGCTACGGATGCCAACCTCTCCACCCGCATCCTCGTTCGCGCATCGCGCCTACTCGATGTGGCGAAGGCGCTCGATTCGGCAGGCCCGATCGAAGTGTCGTTGCGCGAGGAAGCCGGAGTCAGCCTGATCGGCTTCTCGGCCGGCGGCCGCCAGAACACGATCCAGCTCATCGACGGCGAATACCCGCAGGTGCGTTCGCTGTTCCCGTCTGAGGTTTCTGGCCACGCACTGATCAACCGGGTGGAACTGCTTGATGCAATTAAGCGCTCGAAGCTCGTGGTGGAAAAGAATTCGGCCGTGCGCCTCACGCTCACCGATGGCCAGCTCACGCTGGAAGCCGGCGCTGGTGATAAGGCGCAGTTCGCGGACGCGATCGAAGCCACCCTGGTGGGCGAAGAAATCAAGATGGCCTTTAACCCCACTCTGCTCCAGGACGGCGTGAACGTGATGACCGAAGAGCAGGTCCGCCTGAGCTTCACCCAGCCCACGAAGCCCGCGGTTCTCACAGGCGAGAGCGAGAAGGACGGCCCGAACGAGGATTTCCGCCTGCTCTTGATGCCGATCCGCACGTTCGGAACGAACTGA
- the recF gene encoding DNA replication/repair protein RecF (All proteins in this family for which functions are known are DNA-binding proteins that assist the filamentation of RecA onto DNA for the initiation of recombination or recombinational repair.), with protein MYVSNLALNDFRSYREVVLAFEPGITVFVGENGQGKTNLVEAIGYLSTFSSHRVAADAALVRQGASAGVVRAKVVRGVSPVTLELEIIAGKANRARINRGNARPRDLLGLVRTVMFAPEDLELVKGDPGDRRAFLDDLMVQFRPRLAAVKAEYEKVLRQRGALLKHLQKAKRRGTEPDTSTLSVWDAQLVKFGAQIVAARAEIVAGLRPFVADYYELVSGGKGHARIDYEANVDKRTGYTLPEPLQLADPAVANAVAEHEGALADVGAVSELLTQALAEHRSAEIERGVNLVGPHRDDLRLTLGTLPAKGYASHGESWSYALALKLGMWRLLRTHESGEWADSAEPILILDDVFAELDSRRRERLAAIVAHAEQVFVTAAVGDDLPPSLAGARFVVAGGTVTSADAGARVASMPADVAGAAGTDGVVSAGGNFTRGQAEPKVEGASESAEEGDGDE; from the coding sequence GTGTACGTTTCCAATCTTGCGCTGAACGACTTCCGGTCTTACCGAGAGGTCGTTCTCGCTTTTGAGCCCGGAATCACCGTATTCGTGGGCGAAAACGGGCAGGGCAAGACGAACCTCGTGGAGGCGATCGGCTACCTGTCAACGTTTTCCTCTCATCGGGTTGCTGCGGACGCGGCGCTGGTGCGCCAAGGCGCCTCCGCCGGCGTGGTCCGCGCGAAGGTCGTTCGCGGGGTTTCGCCGGTTACGCTCGAGCTCGAAATCATTGCGGGCAAAGCGAACCGCGCGCGGATCAACAGGGGAAACGCCCGCCCGCGCGATCTGCTCGGGTTGGTACGAACGGTGATGTTCGCACCGGAGGATCTGGAGCTGGTCAAGGGCGATCCGGGCGATCGCCGTGCATTCCTCGACGATTTGATGGTGCAGTTCCGTCCGCGACTCGCAGCCGTGAAAGCCGAGTACGAGAAAGTGCTGCGCCAGCGCGGTGCACTACTCAAGCACCTGCAAAAAGCGAAGCGACGCGGAACCGAACCAGATACGTCCACGCTTTCCGTCTGGGATGCGCAGTTGGTGAAATTCGGTGCCCAGATCGTGGCGGCCCGCGCCGAGATTGTGGCGGGTTTGCGCCCGTTTGTGGCCGATTACTACGAGTTGGTATCGGGTGGGAAGGGCCACGCACGCATCGACTACGAGGCGAATGTGGACAAGCGCACGGGGTATACGCTGCCCGAGCCGCTTCAGCTTGCGGATCCAGCGGTGGCGAACGCCGTCGCCGAGCACGAGGGCGCCCTCGCCGACGTCGGAGCCGTGAGTGAGCTGCTCACCCAGGCGCTCGCCGAGCATCGGAGTGCGGAAATCGAGCGCGGCGTGAATCTGGTGGGTCCCCACCGCGACGATCTGCGCCTCACGCTCGGCACGCTACCCGCGAAAGGTTATGCTTCGCACGGCGAGAGCTGGTCGTACGCGCTCGCGCTCAAGCTCGGCATGTGGCGGCTGCTCCGCACCCACGAGAGCGGCGAGTGGGCGGATTCCGCCGAGCCGATCCTCATCCTCGACGACGTCTTCGCCGAACTCGATTCGCGCCGCCGCGAGCGGCTTGCCGCGATCGTCGCGCACGCGGAGCAGGTTTTCGTCACAGCCGCAGTTGGCGACGACCTCCCGCCCTCGCTCGCAGGCGCGCGCTTCGTCGTCGCCGGAGGAACTGTTACTTCTGCCGACGCCGGTGCGCGAGTTGCGAGCATGCCCGCCGACGTCGCGGGCGCGGCTGGCACCGACGGCGTCGTTTCAGCCGGTGGAAACTTCACTCGCGGGCAAGCCGAGCCTAAGGTCGAAGGTGCTTCCGAATCGGCCGAGGAAGGCGATGGCGATGAGTGA
- the dnaA gene encoding chromosomal replication initiator protein DnaA — protein sequence MAEGSPARDAWNAATELLLADSRLSSSQEAFVRMAHPLAVVDDIFMIAVGSEFVRNWITEHVSAVMSQQLSEIFGRELKLMISVDPSVNEEPAAAPPQPVAPTTQPASETERNLRVAGGVPAGEPLEPSYDVYGYTPEAELDDNDPSVLAQQSALVEQQERAGLNPRYTFDNFVIGESNKFAAATALAVSEAPGTSYNPLFLYSDSGMGKTHLLHAIGNYTLQLSPDRKVLYVSAEQFTNLFINALRDGKQSAFKDEFRTVDVLLIDDIQFMNTKDRTIEEFFHTFNALSTANKQIVITSDVAPKLLSGFEERMISRFASGITTNIDLPNLETRIAILDKKAASDNLKVPRDVIEFIASRMTTNVREMEGALRRVTAFADLSREPVSLEMAETVLKDMISDPGNVTISAAMIMAQVAGYFGIAAADLKSPARTRSLTMPRHIAMYLCREMTDLSLPKIAEVFNRRDHTTVLNALRKVEALMAERQAVFNQVSELTALIKNMAKEQNS from the coding sequence ATGGCCGAAGGATCGCCAGCGCGCGACGCGTGGAACGCTGCAACCGAGCTTTTGCTCGCAGATTCACGTCTTTCGAGCTCCCAAGAGGCCTTTGTCCGCATGGCCCACCCACTCGCCGTCGTCGACGACATCTTCATGATTGCCGTCGGATCCGAATTCGTCCGCAACTGGATTACCGAGCACGTCTCGGCAGTGATGTCGCAGCAACTGTCGGAAATTTTTGGGCGCGAACTCAAGCTCATGATTTCTGTCGATCCGTCTGTCAACGAGGAGCCGGCCGCCGCGCCACCGCAACCGGTGGCACCAACCACCCAGCCGGCGTCGGAAACCGAACGCAATTTGCGCGTCGCCGGAGGCGTTCCAGCAGGTGAGCCGCTCGAGCCGTCCTACGACGTGTACGGGTACACCCCTGAAGCGGAACTCGACGACAACGATCCCTCGGTGCTCGCGCAACAAAGTGCCCTTGTCGAGCAGCAAGAGCGGGCAGGCCTGAACCCGCGCTACACGTTCGACAACTTCGTCATCGGCGAGTCGAATAAGTTTGCGGCCGCTACGGCGCTCGCCGTCTCCGAAGCGCCAGGGACCTCCTACAACCCGCTGTTCCTCTACTCCGATTCGGGAATGGGGAAAACCCACCTCCTTCACGCGATCGGGAACTACACCCTGCAGCTCTCCCCAGATCGCAAGGTGCTCTACGTTTCGGCCGAGCAGTTCACCAACCTCTTTATTAATGCCCTTCGCGACGGTAAACAATCCGCGTTCAAGGACGAGTTCCGTACCGTGGACGTCCTCCTCATCGACGACATCCAGTTCATGAACACGAAAGATCGCACCATTGAGGAGTTCTTCCACACGTTCAACGCGCTGTCGACGGCGAACAAGCAGATCGTCATCACCTCCGACGTCGCCCCCAAGCTCTTGTCCGGTTTCGAGGAGCGAATGATTTCGCGTTTTGCCTCCGGAATCACCACGAATATCGACCTTCCGAACCTCGAGACGCGTATCGCGATCCTGGATAAAAAGGCAGCGAGCGACAACTTGAAGGTTCCGCGCGATGTCATCGAGTTCATCGCCTCCCGGATGACCACCAACGTGCGAGAAATGGAGGGCGCGCTTCGCCGAGTGACGGCGTTTGCCGATCTTTCGCGCGAGCCTGTCTCGCTCGAAATGGCCGAGACCGTACTCAAAGACATGATCTCCGATCCGGGGAACGTCACGATTTCCGCAGCGATGATCATGGCCCAGGTTGCGGGATATTTCGGGATCGCGGCTGCGGACCTCAAATCGCCGGCGCGCACGCGATCGCTGACCATGCCTCGTCACATCGCCATGTATCTGTGCCGCGAGATGACCGATCTTTCGCTGCCGAAGATCGCCGAGGTGTTCAACCGCCGCGATCACACCACGGTACTCAACGCGCTGCGCAAGGTGGAGGCCCTGATGGCCGAACGGCAGGCGGTGTTTAACCAGGTCTCAGAGCTGACTGCGCTGATTAAAAACATGGCGAAGGAACAAAATTCGTAG